The genomic window GGCCCGCGCCTCCTCGTCAGACGGAGATGCCGCCGTCGGTCGTGATGAGCTGGCCGGTGACCCAGCGACCCTCGGGCGACATCAGGAACCGGACGGTGCGCGAGACGTCCTCGGGGGTGCCGAGGCGGCCCGTCGGCTGCAGCGCGGTCAGCGTGCGGCGGGTGTCGTCGTCCATCCAGCCGGTGTCGACCGGTCCGGGGTTGACGGCGTTCGACGAGATGCCGAGGTGTGCCAGCTCGCGGGCGGCCGCGATCACGATGCGGTCGAGCGCGCCCTTGCTCGCGCCGTAGGGCAGGTTGTGCACGGTGTGGTCGCTCGTGAGCGCCACGACGCGGGCGCCGTCGGGCAGCTCGTCGAGGGGAGGCAGCTGCTCGGCCAGCCCCTTGATGCACAGCCAGGCGGCGCGCGTGTTGACGGCGAAGTGCCGGTCGAAGGCCTCGACGGAGGTGTCGAGGATCGACGAGTCGAAGCTCTGCGAGTGCGACAGGACGAGTCCGGTGACGGGGCCGAGGTCGGCGTTCACCTGAGCGAGGAGGCGGACGGGGGTCTCGGCGTCGGAGAGGTCGGCCTGGTACACGCGGGCCCTCCGGCCGAGGCACTCCACCTCAGCGACCAGCTCGGAGAGGTCGCCAGGGCGCGCACCCCAGCTCATGGAGTCGTCGTACGGGTCCCAGGTGGCGAGGGCCAGGTCCCAGCCGTCGGCGGCGAGGTCGCGGGCGATCGCGCGGCCGATGCTCTCGCGCCGTCCGGCGCCGGTCAGGAGGCAGGTCTTCGTCGACATGCAGCCAGCGTAGGGGGCGGGTGGCTCGCTCTCGCTCTCGCTCTCGCTCTCGCTCTCGCGGCGATCGAGTTGCCCCTTCTTGCTGCCTCAGGCCGCGCGAGGCAGCAAGAAGGGGCAAGTCGCACGTCTCGGCGCGAGCTCGTCGAGCAGGGTCAGCCCGCGAGCTCGTCGAGCAGGGCGGCGAGCCGGTCGAGGTCGCGCCCGACGGCCTCGACGTCGGCCGCGAAGTCGGCGTCGGAGGTGCCAGGCCGCCTGAACAGCGTGAACACCACCTCGCTGCCCTGGTCGTTGGCCAGCACGCGGAGGGGGTTGTGCACGACCGTGCCGTCGGGGAGCGTCACGTCGTGGTCGAGCACGCCGAGCTCGACGGGCCCGGTGAACGCCACCTCGACGACGCCCATCGGCGAGTCGGCGAGCCACCGCCCGGCCTCGTGCCGGACGCCGCTGCTGAGGCCGGTCGCCCACGACGGCAGCCGAGCCGGGTCGCCCGCGACCCGCGCGACGGTCGCGACGTCGTGCTCGATCGCGCGGGAGACGTGCACGGCGGGCCAGGTCATGCGGGGACGGTACCAGCGCGGCCGGCGCTCCGCCACGTCGCCGGGGGCGTCGTCACCGGCACGGCAGAACTGTGGGAGCTAGTGCCCGCGCCGCGCCTGCCAGCGGTTGACGAAGAACACCACGATGCCGACGACGGCCAGCACGACGCCCATCACGAGCCAGACGGGGTCGTCGCCCGGGCTGCGTCCGACCAGCGCCCGGACGACGAGGAACAGCCCGACCACGACCGCCACCCAGGGCATGACGTCGCGCAGGGGGTTGAACCGCAGACGCCGGAACCGCCTCGGGACGGTGTCGTCGCCGTCGCTGCTCTCGCTCATGCCCGCCAGCATGCCAGCCCGGTCGGGCTGGCGGGGCTCGTCCTGTGTGGTTCGGGGCCGCGCCTCCTCGTCATCCAGGAAGCTGCGACGCTCCGGTCCTGATCCGTGCACGGATCAGGAGGCAGAGTCCCCCTGTCGCGAAGATCAGGACTCGTCTTCCTGAATGAGGAGGGGCGGGTCAGGAGGGGCGGGTCAGCGGCCGCGGCGCGGGCGGCTGCGGCCGGTGCCGCGCTGCGGCCCGCCGCGACCGCCGGGCGGCGTCTTCTTCTGGCCTAGGCCCGAGCCGCGACCGCCGGCCGCGCCGCCCTTGCCGGGACCCTTGGCCTTCGCGGCGGGCGCCTCCTGCGCGTCGTCGTCGCGCCTCCTCGACCGGCTGCTGTTGCGGGTGCGTCCGCGGACGACGCCGATGAAGTCGTCGATGTCGTCGTCGAGCTCGCCGATCGGCCAGACGAGCGCGATCGTGGTCGGGCGCACGTCGGAGAGGAACCGGTGCGTCACGCCCGAGCGTCCGTGCAGCCTCGCGAGCGACTGCGGCATCACCGCGACGCCGGAGCCGGTCGCCACCACCTCGATCGCCTGGGCCTCGTCGAGCGCGGGGTCGAGGTCGTGCCGCACCTCGCCGGCCAGGTCGTCGAGCGAGAGCTCGTCGTCCTTGCCCGCGGCGGCGAGGGGGTGTTCCTTGCCGAAGCAGACGACCGCGCGCTCGTCGTAGAGCGCGATGGACGAGAAGTCGTCGCCGAGCGCGAGCGGCAGCCGGGCGAGCACCATGTCGACGCGGTCGTCGCCGCGCAGCACGTCGAGCACCTCTGTCACGTCGCCCGTCACCTCGACCACGTCGAGGGGCAGGTCCGCGCGACGCTCCTCCCAGAGCCGCGACCACTTCGAGAGGGTCACGCCTGGCACGAAGCCGATGCGGAAGGAGGCGCGGCTCGGCTCGGTCGTCATCGCGCCAGGCTACCGGGCAGCCTGCGTCCCGCGGCCCGGGGCCGACCCCGCGCGCCTGCTCACGCCCCGCCACCGCGGCCGCTGCTCCGGACCCCGCGCCCCCGCACCCCGCACCCCGCACCCCGCCTCCGCCTCCGCTCGCCGGCTCCCCCACCTCGAACAGTCGAGGCCACACGGGCGCGGAACGGGAGGCGGCGCAGAGCAGGAGGCGGTGAGGACGAGGAGGCGGCGCGGACGGTGGGCACGGGCGACTCGCGCTTCTCCACAGGCACGGCCCGCGGCCCCGGCCCGCCGTCGCCCGGGCGGTACCCTTGCGGGATGACCTCGGAGACCCCCAGCGGCAAGAGCCCGCAGACCCTCAAGCCCTTCACTGCCGCGAAGAAGCTCGGGGTGCACCTGCCGGCGACCCCCGAGTCGTTCCAGGCCACGCCCGTCACCCGCGAGGAGTTCGCCGAGCTGACCGCGAACCCGCCCGAGTGGCTCGCCGAGCTCCGCCGCACCGGCCCGCACCCGCGGCCCGTGGTCGCGCAGAAGCTCGGCATCACGATCTCCGGCCTCGCCCGTGCCGGTGTCGACGACGCGCTCACCACCGACCAGATCCACGCCCTCCTCGAGGAGATGCCGCAGTGGCTCGTCACCGAGCGCGCCAACCTCGCCGAGGTGCGCGACGAAGAGCTGCGCGTCAAGGAGCGCGACGCCGGCCGTGCCGTGCTGCGCGCCGAGCGCGAGGCCGCCGAGAAGGCCGAGCAGGAGCGCCGCGGCCTGTAGTCCCCGCCGCCGGGGCCGAGTCCCCGCAGCCGGGGCCGCCGTCGAGTCCGTCGCGCGTGCCAGACCCGGCGCGCCCTGGCCCGGCCGAGCCACTAGCGTCTGACCCATGTCCTTCAACGACGACACCCGCATCGACAGCAGCAAGGTCAAGCGCGCGGGCCGCGGCCGCACCACCGGCATCGCCGCGGGGGGCGTCGGCATCGTCGGCGTCATCGTCGTCGCGCTGATCAGCCAGTTCACCGGCGTCGACCTCTCCGGCCTCG from Frigoribacterium sp. PvP032 includes these protein-coding regions:
- a CDS encoding SDR family oxidoreductase; translated protein: MSTKTCLLTGAGRRESIGRAIARDLAADGWDLALATWDPYDDSMSWGARPGDLSELVAEVECLGRRARVYQADLSDAETPVRLLAQVNADLGPVTGLVLSHSQSFDSSILDTSVEAFDRHFAVNTRAAWLCIKGLAEQLPPLDELPDGARVVALTSDHTVHNLPYGASKGALDRIVIAAARELAHLGISSNAVNPGPVDTGWMDDDTRRTLTALQPTGRLGTPEDVSRTVRFLMSPEGRWVTGQLITTDGGISV
- a CDS encoding SRPBCC family protein, which gives rise to MTWPAVHVSRAIEHDVATVARVAGDPARLPSWATGLSSGVRHEAGRWLADSPMGVVEVAFTGPVELGVLDHDVTLPDGTVVHNPLRVLANDQGSEVVFTLFRRPGTSDADFAADVEAVGRDLDRLAALLDELAG
- a CDS encoding LysR family transcriptional regulator substrate-binding protein codes for the protein MTTEPSRASFRIGFVPGVTLSKWSRLWEERRADLPLDVVEVTGDVTEVLDVLRGDDRVDMVLARLPLALGDDFSSIALYDERAVVCFGKEHPLAAAGKDDELSLDDLAGEVRHDLDPALDEAQAIEVVATGSGVAVMPQSLARLHGRSGVTHRFLSDVRPTTIALVWPIGELDDDIDDFIGVVRGRTRNSSRSRRRDDDAQEAPAAKAKGPGKGGAAGGRGSGLGQKKTPPGGRGGPQRGTGRSRPRRGR
- a CDS encoding DUF5997 family protein yields the protein MTSETPSGKSPQTLKPFTAAKKLGVHLPATPESFQATPVTREEFAELTANPPEWLAELRRTGPHPRPVVAQKLGITISGLARAGVDDALTTDQIHALLEEMPQWLVTERANLAEVRDEELRVKERDAGRAVLRAEREAAEKAEQERRGL